The proteins below are encoded in one region of Lactuca sativa cultivar Salinas chromosome 3, Lsat_Salinas_v11, whole genome shotgun sequence:
- the LOC111904747 gene encoding vacuolar cation/proton exchanger 2 gives MAVMGLLLLAILHFTHTELHLGKSELALSRFSSCVMIITYGAYFFLLLEMQQNMQVPSFTIFAGYLFRSRDWLLNTNIYVCYSICVVVGWIMGHPLDLNFQLFETTTLIMTVLVVAFMLQDGTSNYFKGVILVFCYLIVAASPKKLEWDWTIVLPDLLLSMDVVVFGNGTVDVVVVVVIVVVPQSTKSKP, from the exons ATGGCAGTGATGGGTCTGTTACTCCTTGCTATTCTTCACTTCACACACACTGAATTGCATTTGGGAAAGTCAGAATTGGCCCTTTCAAGATTTAGCAGTTGTGTAATGATTATTACATATGGGGCCTACTTCTTCCTATTGTTGGAAATGCAGCAGAACATGCAAGTGCCATCAT ttaCAATCTTTGCAGGATATCTCTTTAGGAGTCGCGATTGGCTCCTCAACACAAATATCTATGTTTGTT ATTCCATTTGTGTGGTTGTTGGGTGGATCATGGGGCATCCTTTGGACCtaaattttcaactttttgagACAACAACTCTTATTATGACAGTTCTAGTAGTGGCTTTCATGTTGCAA GATGGAACATCCAATTACTTCAAGGGAGTAATTCTTGTGTTTTGCTATTTGATAGTTGCTGCAA GTCCAAAGAAACTTGAATGGGATTGGACCATTGTGCTTCCTGATTTGCTGCTATCAATGGATGTT GTAGTCTTTGGTAATGGAACCGTggatgtggtggtggtggtggttatcgTGGTGGTGCCCCAGTCAACCAAATCCAAACCTTAA
- the LOC128132885 gene encoding UDP-glycosyltransferase 88B1-like — protein MANTFVGFEERAVDALREGKCIPNGPTPPIYFIGPLIAGGNHVDPSENECLKWLNSQPSKSVVFLCFGSQGVLKKEQLKEIAIGLEKSEQRFLWVVRDPPPDDKKTDSNSGGGKEVGLDAILPDGFKGRIGDKGMVVKNWAPQPAILSHESVGGFVSHYGWNSVLEAVVAGVPVVAWPLYAEQKMNRVYLVERIDTRETEILIQVRLRGKNI, from the coding sequence ATGGCAAACACCTTCGTGGGGTTTGAAGAAAGGGCTGTTGACGCGCTCCGGGAAGGTAAATGCATCCCCAACGGTCCAACTCCGCCTATTTATTTCATCGGACCTTTGATCGCCGGTGGCAATCATGTGGATCCTAGCGAAAACGAGTGCTTAAAATGGTTGAATTCACAACCGAGTAAAAGTGTAGTGTTTTTATGCTTTGGGAGTCAGGGTGTGTTGAAGAAGGAGCAGTTGAAGGAAATAGCTATTGGTTTAGAGAAAAGTGAGCAAAGATTCTTGTGGGTGGTTCGAGATCCGCCACCAGATGACAAAAAAACCGACTCGAATTCCGGTGGTGGTAAAGAAGTCGGTCTGGATGCGATTCTTCCTGACGGGTTTAAGGGCAGGATTGGGGATAAGGGGATGGTGGTGAAGAATTGGGCACCACAGCCGGCGATACTTAGTCATGAGTCGGTGGGTGGATTTGTGAGTCATTATGGGTGGAACTCGGTGCTTGAAGCGGTGGTAGCTGGGGTGCCAGTGGTGGCATGGCCATTGTATGCGGAACAGAAGATGAATCGAGTGTATTTGGTTGAGAGAATAGACACAAGAGAGACAGAGATATTGATTCAGGTACGATTGAGAGGTAAGAACATTTAA